ATCTGCGGCAGACCACTGGCCCGCCAACGCCCCGGCACACTGCTGCACTGCGCTCCCATCGACAAGCGTGTCACAGAACCAGGGCAGTTGGGCAAGGCCTGCTCTGACCTCCGAGTCAACAGGCCGTCCGCCCGGGGCCGGTCGCCCGGTCGGCGGCGGGCCGCTTCGGGTTTGCAGCATGTCCTGGCCGGGGTGAACCTGGAAGAGCCAGCGATTCGCCAGGGACCAACGAACCTTCGGCACAAGGATTGTTGATCCTCCGGCGCGATAGGAGCTCGGACATGCCGGACAGGAAAGACTTCGACACTGGACCGATCGTATTCGGCGACGGGGTCGCGGCAGGCGGAAATGCTCATTTGAGTGTTTTCTCCGACGGCACCTACTCGATGACCGGGCATTTTCATGCCTCTGGTCTGCCAAGCTACGACGTCTCGGTTGTGTTCATCGTGGCCGACGACGAAGGGCGACCCATTTCATTCGGTCATACCGGTCGGGTGCACGGTACTCTCGAGCCGGGGTCAAGGGACCACGACTTCGCGGGAACGGAAAACGACCCAATGATCCAGCAGCTGTGGCCGACCGGATTCGGAGACCAGGGGGAATGGAAAGCAAATGTCAACATAAATATCCAGGAGATGATTGACGCGGCAAAGAATGATGTCTCCGATGCCGCGCTGGTGGCTTCCGTCTTCGTGTAAGCGCGAGAGGGGGCTCTGTGGAGCAGGGCTAGGTCGCATCAACTCCAGACCATCACTCGCCCAGTTGTGCCCGGGGCTGGTCACCTGAGTGCACATCGGCCTCACATCTCAAGCCACGAATCTTTGCCAGTCCTGGGCCCCATCAGGATCGAAGGCTTGAAATGGCAGACACACTTCCCAACCCGGCTAGCGACAACACGACCCGATTCGAGGCCGCGCCCGATCCCGACGGTACCTTGATTCCGATACCCTCGGAGGCGCCGCAAGGCAAGGCGATTCGAGACGATGCCCAGATAACCGTCAGCGAACGCCGGGAAAGCGGCTACTACGTGACGATCTATAACGGTCCGCCCGATCCGCCAAGTGAAGTCAATGGCATAATCGAAGAGTTCTCGTCGGAGGCTCTCCAGAAGGAGATTGAACACGCAGTCGGCTTCAATGCGGCGCCGGCGGTCCTGCGTTTCGTCGGTGCGGCAGCCGGCGTCTTGGCCTCGGTACTCACGACCTCACCCCTGCTGAACGAGCAACTGTTCAGGGGAACCATGGACGATGGGACAGCGGTGACGTACGCGGTGCTGACACCCCAGGGCTGACACCATGTAGGACAACACGGTGTCAGAGCCCTGGCGTATTCGGGCGGTAGAAGCACTGAGTAGGGCGCCAGGGCTGGGGCATGGGCGGCAACTTGCCGAACGCCGGTGGGCGCACGGCATGATCCGGCGGTGTCGTCCACTTCCCGACGATGTCATCCGCGCCTGGGGGCTTCGGCACGTCGCCAGTGTCAGCCGGATTTCAGACCGTCGAGAAGAACGGTCAGCACCAAGTGGTGGCCGTGTGCAGGGTCGGGTTCGAGTCCCAGCACGCATCCTTGTACCGCTGGGGCGCCGGTCAGCCGCAGCACTTCCTGCCAGGCGAGGTCCCGGCGAAGACGTCCCTGGTCCTGAGCGCGTTCGATGACCCTGCGGGTGAGGTCGAGGAGTTCGTGGCGCTGCTGGGAGACGGCGGGCCCGCCGTGCTGGTCCAGGGAGCCGGACAGTCCCGCGTTCTGCGCGGTGCGCAGGGCCAGGCCGGTGAACAGCGACGAGAAGCCCTCCCAGGCGTCATCGCAGTCCAGAGCCCGGTGTGCGGTGTCGATCAGTTCGGTGAGGATGTCGCTCAGCACCGCCGCCATGAGCTGGTCGCGTTGGGGATAGCGCCGGTAGACGGTGCCCACGCCGACGCCGGCCTCCCGGGCGATCTCGTGGTAGCTCACGTCCAGTCCGGCAGAGGCGACGGCACGACGCGCGGCCGCGAGAACCCGTGCGGCATTGCGCTGGGCGTCGGCGCGCACGGGCATCGCCGCCCCCTGGGTCGTCGCAGACCGCTCCGTGTTCATCACCCCATCCTATCCGTAAGTGGACAGCTTCTGTCCGCCTCCTCTACTCTCATGGAAACGGACAAGATCTGTCCGTTTGTTTTGCGCGAGAGGTGCGAAGCATGGGGTCCCGCGTGTGGCTGATCACTGGCGCGTCCGGCGGGTTGGGCCAGGCCCTGGTCGGTGAGGTCCTGAGTTCGGACGAGCGAGTGATCGCGGTCACGCGTGACGACGAGCCGCTGCAACCGCTGACCGCCGCCTTTCCCGGGCGTCTGCGCACCGTGAGCGTGGACATCACCGACGCCGGTACGCTGCGTCCGGTACTGGATGACGCGATCACCGGGTTCGGCCGCCTCGACGTCGTCGTCAACAACGCCGGCTACGCGCTGGCGGGCCCCTTCGAGGAACTGGACGACACCGAGCTGCGCGCCCAGTTCGAAGTGAACTTCTTCGCCGCCGCCAATGTCCTGCGCGCCGCTCTGCCCCACCTGCGCGCGGCAAAAGCGGGCCGTGTACTGCAGATCAGCTCGCTGGCGGGCCAGATCGGCGCCCCGGGGATGAGCGCCTACACGGCCGGCAAGCACGCCCTCGAAGGTCTGAGCGTCTCACTGGCCGCCGAACTCGCCCCGCTGGGCATCCGGACGACGATCGTGGAGCCCGGAGCAGCCCGCACCGACTTCCGTGCCAACTGGGCGAGTCGGCTGTCCGGCGGCGCCGCCCTCCCCGACTACCTCCCCGTGCACGAAGCGCTGGCGCGCTCCGCCGGCGCCGTGGGAGACCAGGTCGGCGACCCCGCGCGTATGGCCCAGGCCCTCGTCGCGCTCGCCGGTATGCCGAGCCCCCCGCTGCGCCTTCCGCTCGGCAGCGACGCCCTCGCCGGCATCCAGAGCGCCCGCGGCGACCAACTCGCAGAGCTGCGCCGGTTCGCGACGCTGAGTATGTCCACCGACCACACAAAGGCGATCTGACATGCCGGAACACCGCACTACCAGCCGTTTCGCTGTCGTCACCGGCGGCAGCGAGGGCCTGGGCCTGGCCATCGCCGGTGCCCTCGCCCGCGACGGAGCGGACCTGATTCTCGTCGCCCGCAACCGCGGCAAGCTCGAGACCGCCGCCAAGGAACTCGGCCGGCACGGCACCGTCGTACACACCGTCCCCGCGGATCTCTCCGCGCCCGATGCCCCCGCCCGGATCGCCGCGCACGTCGGAGACCTGACCGACCGGGTCGGCACCCTCGTCAACAACGTCGGCACCGCACACTTCGCCTCCCTTGCCGACACCACGGTCGACGAGATGAACACCATGTGGCACCTCAACGTCCAGGTGCCGCTGCTGCTGAGCCGGCACCTCCTGCCCGCCCTCGTGAACGCTCGGGGAAGCATCATCAACATCAGCAGCTACTGGGCCCGCAAAATGGTCGCCGGCCGTCATTCGGCCGCCTACTCCGCCACCCGCGGAGCGCTCAACTCCATGACCCGGGCGCTGGCCAGTGAACTCGGCCCCCAAGGAGTCCGTGTCAATGCCATCGCTCCCGGCGCCGTCCGCACTCCCAAGTACGAACGCTCCCATCTCGCCCCCATGACCGCAGAGGAACGCACCGCACACGACGAGCGGATCGAGCACTCCTATCCCCTGGGACGCCTCGGCACTGCCGATGACGTCGCCACCGCTGCCGCCTACCTGGCCTCGGCCCAGTGGACCACCGGCACCATCCTCGCCGTCGACGGCGGCCTCACCACCCGCTGACTTCTGCGAGGTTCGTGCCTGGCTCAACCAAACGTGAGGCAGGGGCGTCGCGAGGAACGCCCACGCGGAGCTGGCGAACCGCGAGGCCGAGAAGGAGATGCAGCGCACAGGCCGGGGATACTCGGCGATCCAGGCGACCCGGCCGCAGACGCTCGGCTACGGCCTCACCGACTCCCCGGCGGGGCAGGCGGCCTGGATCGCCGAGAAGTTCTGGGCGTGGACGGACAACGACGGCCATCCCGAGGACGCGTTGTCGCGGCAGACGATCCTCGACGAGATCTCGGTCTATTGGTTCACCGCGTCCGCCACGTCGTCGGCGCGCCTGTACTGGGAGGGCTTCGCCAACTTCCGGGACAAGGTGACCGCGCCATCCGGGCTGTCGGTCTACCCGCGCGACATAACCCGTCCGTCGAGGCGGGAGGCCGAGCTGCGGTTCACCGACCTGCGCTGGTTCGAGGAGCTGCCGCACGGCGGCCACTTCGCCGCGCTGGAGCAGCCGGAGTCGCTGGTCAGGCAGGTGCGCGGATTCTTCCGCCTGTTCCGCTGACTGCATTCCCGAGCCATAGGTACCTCAGCCGTGGTCCCGCACCGTCGCGAGGCACTGGTCGTAGAGGTCTGCCAGGTCGATCCGTCCGTCGTGTCCGGCCCAGAGTTCGGTCGCCGTGTCGATACAGGCGAAGACCGTCGCGACGATCGCCTTGGCCTGCGTGTCGGGGGCCGGGCGGCCGGGGCCGTTGCCCAGTCGCGCCCGGACGACGGGGACGAGTTCGGCCTGCCAGCGCAGTCGCTTCTCGATGTAGCGGGCACGCAGCGAGGGCGTGTCGAAGATGAGACGGGACAGCTCCAGCGCACGCTCGGGGGGATGGTTGGCGGTCAGAATTACCTCGAATCCGGCGCGCAGGGCATCCCAGGCGGACATCTCGGCCGGTTGCTGCTCGACGGTCCGTTTCAGCAGCTCGCCCAGCGCCTCCTGGTCGCCGCAGACCAGGTCTTCCTTGGTCCCGAAGTAGCGGAAGAGGGAGCGCTGCGAGATCCCCGCCTCCCGCGCGATCTGCGCGATCGTCGTCTGCTCGTAGCCCTGTTCGGCGAACAGGCGTACCGCCGTGTCGAGGATCGCCTGGACGGCGACCTGCCGCGAACGCTCCCACAAGGTCGTCATGGCGTCAGGGTACCCCTCTGGACAGCGACCGCCTGCTTGGCATTAACTGCCAGGAAGGCAGCGACTGAAAGAAGGACGACCATGCCAGCCGTCGACTACCACGGACACACCACCCTCATCACCGGGGCCAGCGCGGGCCTCGGCGCCGAGTTCGCCCGCCAGCTCGCCGCCCGCGGCTCCGACCTGGTGCTGGTCGCCCGCCGCAGGGAACGCCTGGAGAAGCTGGCCACCGAGCTGCGCGAACAGCATCGGATCGAGGTGCACGCGGTGGAGATGGACCTGGCCACGGACCACCCCGGGCAGGCGCTGGCCGCGCACATGGACCAGCTCGGCCTGCACGTCACGAGCCTGATCAACAACGCCGGGTTCGCCACCTTCGGCCCCTTCCACCAGGCGGACCCGGATCGGCTGCGCCGGGAGATCGCGGTCGATGTGACCGCGGTCGCCGACATCAGCCGTGCCTTCATCGGCCAACTGCGTACCGCGGGCCGCGGGGTGCTGGTCAACGTGGCGAGCATGGCCGCCTACCAGCCCAACCCGCGCATGGCGCTCTACGGGGCGACCAAGGCGTTCGTGCTCAGCCTCACCGAGGCTCTGTGGGAGGAGTCACGCGGCACCGGTCTGCGGGTGCTGGCCCTGTCTCCCGGTGCGACCCGGACCGAGTTCTTCGACGTCGTGGGCACCACACAGGCCGCCGGAGGGACCAGGCTCGCCTCACCCGCCGACGTCGTCCGCACCGCGCTGGCCGCCCTGGACCGCAGGAACCCGCCGCCCAGCGTCATCGCAGGCCGCATGAACCGGGTGATGGTCTTCCTCGCCCGACGCCTGGCCACCCGGCGCCAGGTCATCCGGGCCATCGGCCGGCTCACCGCCAAGGGGGCATGACGATGGGGCGGTCGGACACGCTCGTCCGGCCGCGTGCGCGGCGACCCTGCCGACGAGCGGCAGATCTCAGACAGGACAGCCGCCCCCGACCAGCGCGAGCACTCCGAGAACCGGTCACACCAGCCCTTGGAGCTGCGGTTCCACGTCGACGCAGGCTCAGTGCAACGCCGGATGGTCCGCCACCACCGTGCACGACCCCGGTGCGATCTCGCTGTCCCGGTTGGCCACCCGGCGCACTCAGCGTGCCCCCGAGAGCCTCAGGAGAAGACGCGCGGGTGGTTTACCCGCCGCACCCGTCCGGTGAAGACGTGCTCTCGCCTATTTTCACGCCGTAGTCATATGGATACCGAAAGTGATTGGAGAGCGTGGATGCGTTGGACGTCTATGGGCCGACCGGTAGCCCCCACCCTGCCGGGCCGCCCCGGTGAAGCCGTGCGGCGCCCCGTCTCGCGCCTGCGTACGAGAGCGCTGGCCGTGGGGCTCGCGCTGGCCGTGTCCGCGCTGGTGCCCTCGGGCTCCGCCGGCGCAGCCGATCAGTACGAGTGGGCCGCGCTGGGTGACTCGTACACCGCCGGCGGGTTCGTCGGGGACCCGCAGCCCCCGCTCGGCAGCGCGTCGCGGGACGGCTGCGACCGCACCAGCGACGCCTACCCCGGCGTGGTCGAGCGGGAGCTCGACGAGTTCCCGCCGGGCAGGCCGGTCCACCTGACCAACGTCAGCTGCGGCAACGCCACCATCGCCGACATCGCCGACACCAAGCAGACACCGATCAGCCCGGTCCAGCCCCCCGCCGAAGGCTGGCCCGCAGTGGACCCGCAGATCCGGCGGGCGAAGCTCAACGACAAGACCGACGTCGTCACCATCGGCGTCGGCGGCAACAGCCTGCCCTTCGGCGGCATGCTCCTCAAGTGCCTCCAACTGGGCGCGACGCCCGGCAAGACCTGCCGCGAGTACTACACCAATCCCCCCGAGGGGGAGGAGAGCATCGAGGACAAGCTCGCCAGGGTCCAGGACGAGTACGTTCAGATGCTGGCCAAGGTGCACGAGGCCGCGCCCAACGCCAAGGTGATCACCGTTGGCTACCCGGCCGTCCTGCCGGAGCAGGGCAGTGACTGCAACCGGCTCTCCCTCACCGAGCTGGGCGCGATCAAGCACGCCGACATCGACTGGCTCCGTGACAGCGTCCTCAAGCCGCTGAACAGCACGATCCAGCGCGTCACGTCGTTCTTCGGCGACCGCTACGTCGACGTCTACTCCTCCAGCGTGGGCCACGACGCCTGCCAGCCCGCGGGCACCAAGTGGGTCGAGGGGATCTGTGGCGACGCCGCGGACTACTGGCCCGCCAAGCTCCCCGGCACCCTGCTGAACTGCGCTCCCATCAACAAGCGTGTCACCCTGGTCCACCCCAACGCCGAGGGCCACGCCATCACCGCCGCGCACGTCGAACGGGCCATCCGCATCGCCCTCCTCGACCACTGACCGGCCACGGTGAGCAACACGTAAGGCGCCGCTCGTCCGTATCGCGGGCGACGGGCGAGCGGGGCCGGCTCCGCATCACTGTCCTGGCGGGTCGGGGCGGTAGAAGCGCTGTGTAGGGCGCCAGGGCTGGGGCATGGGTGGCAGCTTGCCGAACGCCGGCAGAGGAACACGTTCGGCGCGGGTGTTCGCGTCCCGCCCCGTCTCGGTAGCCGCGGCGGTCTGGTCCTCGGCGACACCGGCGGGTGTCCACTGCTGCCCGTCCCATTCCTGGATGCCGCGCGGAGTGTCCGGGCCTACGTGCGCTCCCCGCTCTGGCTGGTCGCCGAGCGGGGTGGCCCGCCGCTCCCCGCGTGCTGGTCGGCGTAGCTCGCGGCGCTCCGCCCATTCCTCAAGGGGCTCGTCGTCCATCGGTCCCTCCAACGTCGGCCGCCTTCAGTGTGCCTCGCGGCCATGGGCCCGGGTACCCCGCGCCAGTCACAGTGTGGCCGTCCAACCGCCCCGCGACAGCGTCGTCTCGCCGTCGGGACTGATGGTGACCTGCGCGCCGTACACGGGGAGTTCGCCGTGCTCCAGCCACCGCCAGCGGATCTCGTCCAGCAGGTCGTACAGGCGGCGCGGGCCGCCCTGGTGGACGGTCGCGGTGTTCTCGCCCGGCGCGGTGCGGGCCCGGGCCCATGACCCGTCCGGGTGCAGCATCCACGCCAGACGGCCCCCGTGCTCATCGGTGCCGGTGCGGTGTTCGATTCCGGGCGCCATCAGCGACAGCATCGACCAAAGCTCCCACGCCCGCATCACGTCCAGCACCGGGAACGGCGACAGGCCCACCTCGCCGTCCTCCGCGCTGGCGGCGAACACGTCATCGAGCTGGGGCGGGTAGTCGGCGCCCGTCCGGGTGGCCATGAACGAGGCCCGGTCCCACTCGATGCGCCCGGTCGCGCCGCCGTCGGGGCTCTTGTCGGCCGTGAGGATCAGCCCCGTGCCCGTGATCGTCGTCACGAGGCGCCCCTGCGGAGCGAGGCCGCGCAGCCACGAGACGGGAATCCGGGGCATCGACACCATGGACACGATCCGGTCGAAGACGCCGGGCAGTTCGGCGGTGGCGTCTGCGGTGACGACATCCGGACGGTAGCCGATCCGCTCCAGCCGCTCGGCCGCCGCCTTGGAGAGATACGCGTCGACGTCCAGCGTCGTCACCATGTCGTCGCCGAGCCGGTGGCAGGCCAGAGCGGCGCTGTATCCGGAGCCGGTGGCCACGTCCAGCAGTCGCAGGCCCGGCCCGAGACGCCCGTGCTCCAGCATCGACACGACCAGGCTCGGCAGCGTCGAGGACGAGGTCGGCAACCCGGTCACAGACTGCCCGGACACGGCCTGGTCGGCGTGCACAGGACCGACCCGAGTGACGAGCGTGGTGTCCGCGTAGGCGGCGGCCGCCCACGCCCCCTCGTCGGCGGGCCCGTCCACTGCCGACCACCCGTTCGCGCCGGGCGTGAACCAGCGCGGGACCAGCACGTGCCGGGGGATGTCCGTGACCGGCGCCCACCAGGGCGATAGCGGGTGGGTGGCCAGGGCCGCGAGCGCCGCCGCGTGTAACTTCCAGTCCATCAGCCGGCTCCTTGCAAGTCGTCGGCGATCGCCTCAACGATCGGCAGGTCAGTCGCCCCGGCGATCCAGTCCCACTGCCCGCACGGGTTGACCTCCAGGAACGTCCACTGCCCATCAGGTCCCACGACGAAGTCGGCAGCACCATAACGCAGTTGCAGCCGGCCCATCATGGCAAGCATCCCCGTCGTCACGGCCTCGGGCACTGCGGTGGTCGTGTAGGTGAGAGAGCCGTAGTCGCTGCGCCAGTCCTCGTGGGCGGCGTCGCTGTCGGCGTGGATGGCCGCGGCGAACATCTGCTCGCCGACCACGGTCAGCCGCACCTCATACGCCTTGTCCACCCACGCCTGGAACAGGTGCGCGGTCGTACTGATGCCGCGCAGATCGACCAGGTCGTCCGGGGCCAGCCGCCGGGTGTAGACGGACTTGAGACGGCCGTCCTCGATGAGCACGGGCGACGACACCGGCTTGCACACCACCGGCCCACCGACCTCGGTGGCGAACTCCTGGACGTCGGCCGGCCGGTTGGTGATCAGCGTGGCGGGAATCCGAAGCCCGAAAGCCCGTGCAGCAGCGAGCTGCACGGGCTTGTACTCGGCGCGCGCCATCGCCGTGGGGTGGTTCACCCACCGGCACTCCAGTGCGGACAGGACACCGCCCAGGCCGGCGCGGGCCTGGGCGGCAGCGAACCTCTCCTCCGGGCCGGACATCCCCTCGGGGAACTGGAACGCCCCGGGGGCGCGGTAGTACACCGCGCCGACCCGGGACAGCTCCACCGTCCGGTAGCCGGTGGCGAGTTCGCCCGTCCACGCCTGTTCCTGGTCGATCCGGGCCGGCCAGGCTGAGTTGCTGCGGGAAGTCGGCGGTGTCCATGCGGAACACCTCCACGCCGCGACTCTCCAGCTCGATGACGATCCGGTCCGTAGGCCAGTCATCGCGAGCTGCGACGATCAGAACGGGCGCGGCCATCAGTCCTTCGGCCCCTCGTCCAGCGGAGGCGGGTTGGAGACCGAGCCGTCCGGCACAGTCGGCGTGTGCGTGTTGGCCATGCAGGTCAGCCGGCCGCCGTCGAAGGAGATGCTGACCTGCCGTGCCTCGTCGTACTCGTGCGCCGGGACACGGATGGCCGCGGTCGAGTCCGGGGTGCGAGCGCCCCGCAGCACCCACGGCCGCGTGTCCGGGCCGGACGGCACCTCCCCGCTGTAGGGGGTTCTGCCTCCGGGCGGGGTGAGCGGGAACGCTTCGCGGTCCAACGCTGTCGTCACGAATGTCTCCTGTCGCTGATGGCGCGGCGGGTGCCGAGCCTGATCTGTGGTGGTCACCGCACCATCGCCTGGTGTGAGTGATGGCGCAGGGACCCGGCGCGGGGAGGTGCTTGCCGTGGGGGACGGGAAGGTGTGCTCCCCACGCCGGGCGTCTGGGGCCGATGCGAGGTGAGGTCCTCACACCGGGGAGGGGTGTCTTGCCCGATGGCTGGGCTCAGCCGGCGTTCAGCCGCTCGTCAGGCGGTTCACCGCGGTGGTGCACGGTGCGCCTACAGCAGCCGGGCGACGTCGTCGGGCAGGAACAGGTCGCGGGCCCTGTGCTGGGCCCAGGTGCCTGTGTCGTCCGGGAACTCCGCGTACTTGGGGCAGAGCGGGCAATCGGTGTGCGGCGGGGGCACTTCGTCCGGGTGCTCCGCGGAGACGTGCCGGGCGAGGTAGACCTGCTCAGCAAAGCAGTCGGCGTCCGCCCGAACCTTCTTGGCCAGGAGAACCAGCCGTTGCCAGCACCCGTCGCAGGTGAACATGAAGGGTGCAGGCACCGGTAAGGCGTTGTCCTCGATGTGCATCGTTCTCCTTCGTGGCGCGCACCCCGCCCGGGTCTTCCGGATCCCGGGCGGGGCGGCGTCCCGCCGCACTCGTGGCGGAAGGCGAGCAACTGCCTTCCAGCGGCGGGGCTGGTGGGTGCGGCCCTGACCCGAGACGGCCGCCATGGGGGTGCTTCAGTGCGAAGCCCTCGTGAGTACCAAGGCGAGGGCGGGGCCGGTCACGACGACCACGTAGAACAGGAGGGCGGCGATCGCCTTCACGGCGTCGGCCTCAGCTCGTTCTCGTAGTGGTCGCACAGCGCCCGCAGGACCCGCGCCAGGCGGCGGGCGTGGCCCGCCTCTCCGCCGTAGCGGGGGCTGGGACCGGCCTGGAGCTTGCCGCGGGCCTCGCCCACGCACGCGTTCGCGCAGTACCGGACGGCGCTGTCCTTCGGCAGCTGCCTGGCCCGCTGCTCCACCTCGGGGATCAGCAGCTCCAGGTGGCCGCGCAGCGCAAGGATGAGCGTGTCCACGTCCGCGGGCACCGGAGGCAGCGCGCTGGGCTCGCGCTCGGGGCCGAGCAGCAGGGCGGCCGTCTCGCGCATGAAGGCGATGTCCAGCGGTTCCGTGTCGGCGGCCTGCTTCATCGTCGGGTTCACCGGCTCACCGCCTGTTCCGCTCGGTGGAGCGGGCAACGGCACGGCGGGTAGGAGTCGGACGTGGGCAGCGGCGGCTTCTTCTCGCTGATAGCCACGGTGACCGTTCCCCGGTCCTGGGTGATCGTGCCGTCGCGGTCCACGGTGTAGACCCGCATCGTCATTCTGCCCCGTGCGTCCACCGGGGGCTGAACGGTAGTGTTCAACATGTCGACGCTCCCACTGAGTTTTGAGCGTTGGCCACTCCCGGGGCCGTTCGCGCGGTCGCCGGGGTTCTTCTGTTAGCAGGATGCCGACACGAAAAGGCCCTAACTATCAGACATCACTGATAGCTAGGGCCAATAGTTGTCTTAGTGTCACATGCCAAGCCATGCACCATAGTTGCTGAAAGAATCAGGCATCCGGCGCCTCGCCGCGTCCAGACCGGCATAGGTCTCGCGGACGGTCGGGTGGTAGCGGGTCTGCTGCGGGGCGAGCTTGCGCGCCTTGAGCAGGCTCTTGAAGGCCGCCTCGGTCTGGCCCGTCCACATCTGGGCCCGCGCAACCTCCGCGTGGTGGTGGGCGAGCCGGGACGGCGGCCAGTCGCCCGCGATCACCATGTCCTCTGCCTGGCGGACGGCGTCCGGGTATAGGTCCAGCTCAGCGAGGACGCTGACTCGGTGCGCGCCGA
This Streptomyces misionensis DNA region includes the following protein-coding sequences:
- a CDS encoding SGNH/GDSL hydrolase family protein, which gives rise to MGRPVAPTLPGRPGEAVRRPVSRLRTRALAVGLALAVSALVPSGSAGAADQYEWAALGDSYTAGGFVGDPQPPLGSASRDGCDRTSDAYPGVVERELDEFPPGRPVHLTNVSCGNATIADIADTKQTPISPVQPPAEGWPAVDPQIRRAKLNDKTDVVTIGVGGNSLPFGGMLLKCLQLGATPGKTCREYYTNPPEGEESIEDKLARVQDEYVQMLAKVHEAAPNAKVITVGYPAVLPEQGSDCNRLSLTELGAIKHADIDWLRDSVLKPLNSTIQRVTSFFGDRYVDVYSSSVGHDACQPAGTKWVEGICGDAADYWPAKLPGTLLNCAPINKRVTLVHPNAEGHAITAAHVERAIRIALLDH
- a CDS encoding SDR family oxidoreductase, which produces MGSRVWLITGASGGLGQALVGEVLSSDERVIAVTRDDEPLQPLTAAFPGRLRTVSVDITDAGTLRPVLDDAITGFGRLDVVVNNAGYALAGPFEELDDTELRAQFEVNFFAAANVLRAALPHLRAAKAGRVLQISSLAGQIGAPGMSAYTAGKHALEGLSVSLAAELAPLGIRTTIVEPGAARTDFRANWASRLSGGAALPDYLPVHEALARSAGAVGDQVGDPARMAQALVALAGMPSPPLRLPLGSDALAGIQSARGDQLAELRRFATLSMSTDHTKAI
- a CDS encoding SDR family NAD(P)-dependent oxidoreductase, which translates into the protein MPEHRTTSRFAVVTGGSEGLGLAIAGALARDGADLILVARNRGKLETAAKELGRHGTVVHTVPADLSAPDAPARIAAHVGDLTDRVGTLVNNVGTAHFASLADTTVDEMNTMWHLNVQVPLLLSRHLLPALVNARGSIINISSYWARKMVAGRHSAAYSATRGALNSMTRALASELGPQGVRVNAIAPGAVRTPKYERSHLAPMTAEERTAHDERIEHSYPLGRLGTADDVATAAAYLASAQWTTGTILAVDGGLTTR
- the tgmA gene encoding putative ATP-grasp-modified RiPP — translated: MTTALDREAFPLTPPGGRTPYSGEVPSGPDTRPWVLRGARTPDSTAAIRVPAHEYDEARQVSISFDGGRLTCMANTHTPTVPDGSVSNPPPLDEGPKD
- a CDS encoding TetR/AcrR family transcriptional regulator, with the protein product MNTERSATTQGAAMPVRADAQRNAARVLAAARRAVASAGLDVSYHEIAREAGVGVGTVYRRYPQRDQLMAAVLSDILTELIDTAHRALDCDDAWEGFSSLFTGLALRTAQNAGLSGSLDQHGGPAVSQQRHELLDLTRRVIERAQDQGRLRRDLAWQEVLRLTGAPAVQGCVLGLEPDPAHGHHLVLTVLLDGLKSG
- a CDS encoding SDR family NAD(P)-dependent oxidoreductase, whose translation is MPAVDYHGHTTLITGASAGLGAEFARQLAARGSDLVLVARRRERLEKLATELREQHRIEVHAVEMDLATDHPGQALAAHMDQLGLHVTSLINNAGFATFGPFHQADPDRLRREIAVDVTAVADISRAFIGQLRTAGRGVLVNVASMAAYQPNPRMALYGATKAFVLSLTEALWEESRGTGLRVLALSPGATRTEFFDVVGTTQAAGGTRLASPADVVRTALAALDRRNPPPSVIAGRMNRVMVFLARRLATRRQVIRAIGRLTAKGA
- a CDS encoding TetR/AcrR family transcriptional regulator; its protein translation is MTTLWERSRQVAVQAILDTAVRLFAEQGYEQTTIAQIAREAGISQRSLFRYFGTKEDLVCGDQEALGELLKRTVEQQPAEMSAWDALRAGFEVILTANHPPERALELSRLIFDTPSLRARYIEKRLRWQAELVPVVRARLGNGPGRPAPDTQAKAIVATVFACIDTATELWAGHDGRIDLADLYDQCLATVRDHG
- a CDS encoding DUF6087 family protein, with the translated sequence MDDEPLEEWAERRELRRPARGERRATPLGDQPERGAHVGPDTPRGIQEWDGQQWTPAGVAEDQTAAATETGRDANTRAERVPLPAFGKLPPMPQPWRPTQRFYRPDPPGQ
- a CDS encoding DUF6415 family natural product biosynthesis protein yields the protein MNPTMKQAADTEPLDIAFMRETAALLLGPEREPSALPPVPADVDTLILALRGHLELLIPEVEQRARQLPKDSAVRYCANACVGEARGKLQAGPSPRYGGEAGHARRLARVLRALCDHYENELRPTP
- a CDS encoding RimK domain-containing protein codes for the protein MELSRVGAVYYRAPGAFQFPEGMSGPEERFAAAQARAGLGGVLSALECRWVNHPTAMARAEYKPVQLAAARAFGLRIPATLITNRPADVQEFATEVGGPVVCKPVSSPVLIEDGRLKSVYTRRLAPDDLVDLRGISTTAHLFQAWVDKAYEVRLTVVGEQMFAAAIHADSDAAHEDWRSDYGSLTYTTTAVPEAVTTGMLAMMGRLQLRYGAADFVVGPDGQWTFLEVNPCGQWDWIAGATDLPIVEAIADDLQGAG
- a CDS encoding protein-L-isoaspartate(D-aspartate) O-methyltransferase; this translates as MDWKLHAAALAALATHPLSPWWAPVTDIPRHVLVPRWFTPGANGWSAVDGPADEGAWAAAAYADTTLVTRVGPVHADQAVSGQSVTGLPTSSSTLPSLVVSMLEHGRLGPGLRLLDVATGSGYSAALACHRLGDDMVTTLDVDAYLSKAAAERLERIGYRPDVVTADATAELPGVFDRIVSMVSMPRIPVSWLRGLAPQGRLVTTITGTGLILTADKSPDGGATGRIEWDRASFMATRTGADYPPQLDDVFAASAEDGEVGLSPFPVLDVMRAWELWSMLSLMAPGIEHRTGTDEHGGRLAWMLHPDGSWARARTAPGENTATVHQGGPRRLYDLLDEIRWRWLEHGELPVYGAQVTISPDGETTLSRGGWTATL